The following proteins are co-located in the Haloarcula rubripromontorii genome:
- a CDS encoding DUF7857 domain-containing protein, which produces MVTFDCRAERVDGVTLVTATVGDIPEPTRITVRNRLDGPLWPPRTQGVPEAGWSEDGFEGVVRPGTHALGYATPALPADQPAELVRAEPAPDTATADERLDSAAAVLRELGDPSPPADAVPTAEPVHVPQTASAGPPDLTPEQDIEPQPEGSHQPAESGTASGHRPDQQLPDAVSQWLETVARRVDCAERLAEAESLSAATAAVRAVDDLSGVRTVAARGDTDEQMLRALARRAERLADRRAAATVPTETLARLA; this is translated from the coding sequence ATGGTTACCTTCGACTGTCGCGCTGAGCGAGTCGACGGCGTGACGCTCGTCACGGCCACTGTCGGCGACATCCCCGAACCGACTCGAATTACTGTTCGGAACCGTCTCGATGGTCCGCTCTGGCCGCCGAGGACGCAAGGCGTTCCTGAGGCCGGCTGGTCGGAAGATGGGTTCGAGGGAGTCGTGAGGCCGGGAACACACGCGCTCGGGTACGCGACGCCGGCCCTGCCGGCTGACCAGCCGGCGGAACTGGTGCGTGCTGAGCCGGCACCTGATACTGCGACCGCCGACGAGCGACTCGACTCCGCAGCTGCCGTACTCAGAGAACTGGGCGACCCGTCGCCGCCTGCTGACGCTGTGCCAACAGCCGAGCCGGTACACGTACCCCAAACTGCGAGTGCTGGGCCGCCCGACCTCACACCCGAGCAGGACATCGAACCACAGCCAGAGGGAAGTCATCAGCCAGCCGAATCAGGGACTGCGTCCGGGCACCGTCCGGATCAGCAACTCCCTGACGCGGTCTCGCAGTGGCTCGAAACCGTTGCTCGACGGGTAGACTGTGCCGAGCGGCTGGCTGAGGCGGAGTCGCTGTCGGCGGCGACAGCTGCGGTTCGTGCGGTAGACGACCTCTCCGGCGTCCGGACGGTCGCGGCACGCGGCGATACTGACGAGCAAATGCTCCGGGCGCTGGCCCGGCGGGCCGAACGGCTCGCCGACCGACGAGCGGCCGCCACGGTACCGACCGAAACGCTGGCCCGGCTGGCATGA
- a CDS encoding MinD/ParA family ATP-binding protein, translating into MILAVTGGKGGVGKSTVAYNLAAELDELERADSRDSLSNAGSVVVDGDLGMADLPSSHGPDLHDVLADRADPHEAVREDGPVTLVPCGRTLAGARSADLQPLTDVFAALERAYRWVIVDSPAGLHADVGLPLAAADAAVLVTTPEGAALADALRVRALARELDAGLCRVVLNRAGTNPATEAVADRFGAPAVGIPESEPLATAQAHGQPLRDTAPDTPAKHSLEALADAVYSCSSV; encoded by the coding sequence ATGATCCTGGCAGTCACCGGCGGCAAGGGCGGCGTCGGCAAGTCGACTGTCGCGTACAATCTCGCGGCGGAACTCGACGAACTTGAACGGGCCGACAGCAGGGACTCGCTCTCGAACGCGGGGAGCGTCGTCGTTGACGGCGATCTCGGGATGGCGGACCTCCCGTCCAGCCACGGGCCCGACCTGCACGACGTTCTCGCCGACCGCGCCGACCCACACGAGGCTGTCCGCGAGGACGGTCCCGTGACTCTCGTCCCGTGCGGACGAACGCTGGCCGGCGCTCGAAGCGCCGACTTGCAGCCCCTCACAGACGTATTCGCCGCACTGGAGCGGGCCTATCGCTGGGTTATCGTGGATTCGCCAGCCGGCCTGCACGCCGACGTGGGGCTGCCCCTTGCAGCCGCCGACGCCGCGGTACTCGTTACGACGCCGGAAGGTGCGGCCCTCGCCGACGCGCTCCGGGTTCGGGCGCTGGCCCGCGAACTCGACGCCGGACTCTGTCGGGTCGTCCTCAACCGTGCAGGCACAAATCCTGCGACCGAGGCCGTCGCGGACCGGTTCGGTGCGCCGGCCGTCGGTATCCCGGAAAGTGAACCACTGGCGACGGCACAGGCGCACGGACAGCCGCTTCGAGACACAGCCCCGGACACACCGGCCAAACACTCGCTCGAAGCGCTCGCTGACGCCGTTTACTCTTGTAGCTCGGTGTAG
- a CDS encoding transcription initiation factor IIB: MSTTVTQCPECNGSVKQQGVESVCGSCGLVVSEDAIDPGPEWRSFDDDDTDRARTGAPLTRSRHDRGLSTKIGRSTRLKGRKRRQFARLRREHNRAQISSKRERNKVYAFTEIRRIISSMALSDAIRDRACVLFESAQKEALLQGRTLEGFAAAAIYATCRTEGVARTVDELCTVAKATQAELRAAYDALNRELGLPTGPIDPREYVPRFATTLELPTAVRQRAEQLVDVAQDRGLVSGRNPAGVAAACLYTAAQEQDVALTQAEAAETADVTPVTLRGTYTELQE; the protein is encoded by the coding sequence ATGAGTACGACGGTAACACAATGTCCGGAGTGTAACGGGTCAGTCAAACAGCAGGGCGTCGAATCGGTGTGTGGCAGCTGCGGGCTGGTCGTCAGCGAGGACGCCATCGACCCCGGCCCGGAGTGGCGGTCGTTCGACGATGACGACACGGACCGGGCACGCACGGGCGCACCGTTGACGCGGTCCCGTCACGACCGCGGCCTTTCGACGAAAATCGGCCGGTCGACTCGGCTGAAAGGGCGCAAACGCCGTCAGTTCGCTCGCCTCCGCCGCGAACACAACCGCGCCCAGATCAGCTCGAAGCGCGAGCGAAACAAGGTATACGCCTTCACCGAGATCCGGCGTATCATCAGTTCGATGGCGCTCTCAGACGCAATCAGAGACCGGGCGTGCGTGCTGTTCGAGTCGGCACAGAAGGAGGCCCTGCTACAGGGGCGAACGCTGGAAGGGTTCGCAGCCGCGGCCATCTACGCCACCTGCCGGACCGAGGGCGTTGCCCGGACCGTCGACGAACTCTGTACTGTCGCCAAAGCGACCCAGGCGGAGCTTCGCGCGGCCTACGACGCCCTAAACAGAGAACTCGGGTTACCGACCGGTCCGATTGACCCACGCGAGTACGTCCCCCGGTTTGCAACGACGCTTGAGTTGCCGACGGCAGTCCGGCAGCGTGCGGAACAGCTCGTCGACGTGGCACAGGACCGTGGCCTGGTCAGTGGGCGCAATCCAGCCGGCGTCGCGGCGGCGTGTCTCTACACCGCGGCCCAGGAGCAGGACGTGGCGCTCACGCAGGCCGAAGCGGCAGAGACAGCAGACGTAACGCCGGTCACGTTACGAGGGACCTACACCGAGCTACAAGAGTAA
- a CDS encoding DUF7858 family protein, whose product MTLSDIAAGVEVTTHQRDHGVAAVDETGAPLPERLAPVADDLPCSATTAATVVETYAAGRSVGDAGRAAGVAPVVAAKTLHLVGEQVSPVGPQGREIIADWLAGDISRSDAIALAGVTEQEFALAVYIETHEPLPAARDAVEGALTTAERDPLGETMSDIGELL is encoded by the coding sequence ATGACGTTGTCGGATATCGCTGCTGGTGTCGAGGTCACGACCCACCAGCGTGACCACGGTGTCGCGGCTGTCGACGAGACGGGCGCGCCGCTCCCGGAGCGGCTGGCTCCCGTAGCCGACGACCTCCCGTGTTCGGCGACGACAGCGGCGACCGTCGTCGAGACCTACGCAGCCGGGCGGAGCGTTGGCGATGCGGGCCGCGCCGCCGGTGTTGCGCCCGTGGTGGCCGCCAAGACGCTTCACCTCGTCGGCGAGCAAGTGTCGCCGGTCGGCCCACAGGGCCGCGAGATAATCGCCGATTGGCTTGCCGGGGACATCTCCCGCAGCGATGCTATTGCACTCGCTGGCGTGACTGAACAGGAGTTTGCCCTAGCTGTGTACATCGAGACCCACGAACCGTTGCCCGCGGCCCGCGATGCGGTTGAGGGCGCACTGACGACTGCGGAACGGGACCCGTTAGGAGAGACGATGAGCGACATCGGCGAGCTGTTGTGA
- a CDS encoding NADPH-dependent FMN reductase yields the protein MHDTPDVIAISGSLRDDSGTRIAVQRTLDAAAEAGATIEHIDLREWDLPLFDPDTGAAESGDGPELAARIREADAMVLGTPVYHGTIASPLKTALDYCGIDDVEGTTVGMLAVAGGGFPTPTLQHLRASVLELNGWPLPQAVAIPDSWAAFEDGYIADGDIAERVEKLGADVVAYAGIADRHGETEQSELATGD from the coding sequence ATGCACGACACGCCAGACGTTATCGCGATCAGCGGCAGCCTTCGAGACGACAGCGGAACCAGAATCGCTGTTCAGCGCACCCTCGACGCGGCGGCGGAGGCTGGCGCAACGATTGAGCACATCGACCTGCGGGAGTGGGACCTCCCGCTGTTCGACCCCGACACGGGTGCGGCTGAATCTGGTGACGGCCCGGAACTCGCTGCCCGTATCCGCGAGGCCGACGCGATGGTCCTTGGAACGCCTGTGTACCACGGCACAATCGCCTCACCGCTGAAGACGGCGCTTGACTACTGCGGTATCGATGATGTCGAAGGAACGACTGTCGGCATGCTGGCAGTGGCTGGCGGCGGGTTCCCCACGCCGACGCTCCAGCATCTCCGCGCCTCTGTCCTCGAACTGAACGGCTGGCCGCTCCCGCAAGCCGTTGCCATCCCCGACTCGTGGGCTGCCTTCGAGGACGGTTACATCGCCGACGGAGACATCGCCGAGCGCGTCGAGAAACTCGGGGCAGACGTCGTCGCGTACGCAGGGATTGCGGACCGACACGGGGAGACGGAGCAGTCGGAACTGGCGACCGGTGACTGA
- a CDS encoding Rieske (2Fe-2S) protein gives MSDPVDVTVDTDDESESVRIHDDGGEVEAGDATVRFSFSGTGDTDQSGSDDEQSPNGDDDGADPRRIAALDSVPTDSTLVFEARDGRRGVNCILHRSGDAVVAWRNSCPHQPEVPLDPGRGAIVRGDQLVCHKHGAQFEPKDGVCTHGPCAGDALDGIEVAVQDGDVYLTDERFERAARR, from the coding sequence ATGAGTGATCCCGTGGACGTGACCGTCGACACCGACGACGAGTCGGAATCGGTCCGCATCCACGACGACGGGGGCGAGGTCGAAGCCGGTGACGCGACCGTCCGGTTCAGCTTTTCGGGGACTGGCGACACTGACCAGTCTGGCAGTGACGACGAGCAGTCACCCAACGGCGACGACGACGGTGCGGACCCGCGCCGCATCGCCGCGCTCGATTCGGTGCCCACCGACAGCACGCTCGTGTTCGAAGCGCGCGACGGCCGGCGCGGCGTCAACTGCATCCTCCACCGCTCCGGCGACGCCGTCGTTGCCTGGCGGAACTCCTGTCCGCACCAGCCCGAGGTCCCGCTGGACCCGGGTCGGGGCGCGATTGTCCGCGGTGACCAACTCGTGTGTCACAAGCATGGCGCGCAGTTCGAACCCAAGGACGGCGTCTGTACACACGGTCCATGTGCCGGTGACGCTCTGGACGGTATCGAGGTCGCAGTACAGGACGGCGACGTGTACCTCACGGACGAGCGCTTCGAGCGGGCTGCCCGGCGCTGA
- a CDS encoding MATE family efflux transporter, whose amino-acid sequence MSVRQKLARLGARLGNLFRGQDELDLTSGDIGKPLLFLSFPIVITNLLQVAYNLADTFWLGQYSTTALAAISFAFPMIFLLISLGMGLSVAGSVLVAQHTGAEEHREAEYAASQTVTFALLASVLLGATGYFFVEDFLSLLGASSEVLPGATGYLQVVSLGLTAMFGFFVFISLMRGAGDTITPMLVMFGTVVLNIVIDPFLIFGWWVFPEMGVVGAAVATIFSRGVALVVGIGILLSGRRGVRIHLGDMAPDLEYLRKLLRLGIPASVEGTGRAVSVNAMLFIVGTFSVTVVAAFGVGIRVFSLVFMPAIAMDRGVETMTGQNLGAERPDRAATANHFAAKVSFAILTVLGVVTIFAAPAVVSVFSDDPEVVRIGAEFLQWVAPTFGFIGIVRAYSGGFRGAGKTLTAAALAITMLGIIRLPVAWVASRPVTVPGWLGPQVVDLFAYSLAEQGIWLAFAVSNVLAAGLAAAWFLRGTWRDADARAGSEPAVADD is encoded by the coding sequence GTGAGCGTCCGGCAGAAACTGGCTCGGCTGGGTGCGCGACTCGGGAACCTGTTCAGGGGACAGGATGAGTTGGACCTGACCAGTGGCGACATCGGCAAGCCGCTACTGTTTCTCTCCTTCCCCATCGTCATCACGAACCTGCTACAGGTGGCGTATAACCTCGCGGACACGTTCTGGCTGGGCCAGTACTCCACGACGGCGCTTGCGGCCATCTCCTTTGCCTTCCCGATGATCTTCCTGCTCATCTCGCTCGGCATGGGACTGTCGGTGGCGGGCAGTGTACTGGTCGCCCAGCACACCGGGGCCGAGGAGCACCGAGAGGCCGAGTACGCCGCCTCCCAGACGGTGACGTTCGCGCTGCTGGCCTCCGTGTTGCTCGGCGCGACAGGGTACTTTTTCGTCGAGGACTTCCTGTCACTGTTGGGTGCCTCCAGCGAGGTACTCCCGGGCGCGACAGGCTATCTACAGGTCGTCTCACTCGGGCTGACGGCGATGTTTGGCTTCTTCGTATTCATCTCGCTGATGCGCGGAGCCGGCGACACCATCACGCCGATGCTGGTGATGTTTGGCACAGTCGTCCTGAACATCGTCATCGACCCGTTCCTCATCTTCGGCTGGTGGGTGTTCCCCGAGATGGGCGTCGTCGGCGCGGCCGTCGCGACCATCTTCTCGCGTGGCGTCGCGCTGGTCGTCGGCATCGGTATCCTGCTGTCGGGCCGGCGCGGCGTGCGGATCCATCTCGGTGACATGGCACCCGATCTGGAGTACCTCCGAAAACTGCTCAGGCTGGGCATCCCGGCCTCGGTTGAAGGCACCGGGCGCGCCGTGTCGGTCAACGCCATGCTGTTCATCGTCGGGACGTTCTCCGTGACCGTGGTCGCGGCCTTCGGCGTCGGCATCCGCGTGTTCTCGCTGGTGTTCATGCCGGCCATCGCGATGGACCGCGGCGTCGAGACGATGACCGGCCAGAACCTCGGTGCCGAGCGGCCCGACCGCGCGGCGACGGCCAACCATTTCGCCGCGAAGGTGTCGTTCGCCATCCTCACCGTCCTGGGCGTGGTCACTATCTTCGCCGCACCGGCCGTCGTCAGCGTGTTCAGCGACGACCCCGAGGTCGTCCGTATCGGAGCCGAGTTCCTCCAGTGGGTCGCACCGACCTTCGGCTTCATCGGCATCGTCCGGGCCTACTCCGGCGGGTTCCGCGGGGCCGGCAAGACCCTCACCGCGGCGGCGCTGGCGATTACCATGCTGGGTATCATTCGACTCCCAGTCGCCTGGGTCGCCTCTCGCCCGGTCACGGTCCCGGGGTGGCTCGGCCCGCAGGTCGTCGACCTCTTCGCGTACTCACTGGCTGAACAGGGTATCTGGCTGGCCTTCGCTGTCTCGAACGTCCTCGCGGCCGGCCTCGCAGCGGCCTGGTTCCTTCGGGGGACGTGGCGCGACGCCGACGCACGGGCCGGCAGCGAACCAGCCGTCGCTGACGACTGA
- a CDS encoding TetR/AcrR family transcriptional regulator, with the protein MNDGDTADDIMDATYRALCTHGYADLTMQDIADESDKSKAALHYHYDSKHDLLCAFLEYLYEGFVDRIEDPEGETPHARLLSLIDSVLDKPDDGSEEFGTAILEIRAHAPYEPGFRERLTKFDEYLIDELEAILEDGIDDGTFKSDLDAEETARFIVTVLTGAATERITTGRPVECTRRMLTEYVETHLLDGQQGVTA; encoded by the coding sequence ATGAACGACGGCGACACGGCCGACGATATTATGGATGCGACCTACCGTGCGCTGTGTACGCACGGCTATGCGGATCTGACGATGCAGGATATCGCCGACGAGTCGGACAAGAGCAAGGCCGCCCTCCACTACCACTACGACAGCAAGCACGACCTCCTCTGTGCGTTTCTCGAATACCTCTATGAGGGGTTTGTCGACCGGATCGAAGACCCGGAGGGCGAAACCCCACACGCACGCCTGCTTTCGCTCATTGACTCTGTGCTTGATAAGCCGGACGACGGGAGCGAGGAGTTCGGGACGGCGATTCTCGAAATCCGTGCCCACGCACCATACGAACCCGGCTTTCGTGAGCGGCTGACAAAATTCGACGAGTACCTTATCGATGAACTCGAAGCGATTCTCGAAGACGGCATCGATGACGGGACGTTCAAATCAGACCTCGACGCCGAGGAAACTGCCCGATTCATCGTCACCGTGCTGACCGGAGCAGCGACCGAGCGCATCACGACCGGTCGCCCGGTCGAGTGTACCAGACGGATGCTCACCGAGTATGTCGAGACGCATCTTCTGGACGGCCAGCAGGGGGTCACAGCGTGA
- the lrp gene encoding HTH-type transcriptional regulator Lrp translates to MTYENLDRELVNALLGDGRASLRSLGEDLDVSVTTVSNHLSDLEDEGIINGYTPKVDYDKLGYDVTAIIQLKVEGSSLPAVTEDLKEHKQMISVYEVTGDYDIIAVGKFTDTDGMNAQIKELLTDPDIRESNTSVVLNAASEHEQFDLDLKE, encoded by the coding sequence ATGACGTACGAAAATCTCGACCGTGAGTTAGTGAATGCACTTCTGGGTGACGGCCGTGCCAGCCTCCGAAGCCTCGGAGAAGACCTCGACGTGTCGGTAACGACCGTCTCAAACCACCTCTCCGATCTTGAGGACGAGGGGATCATCAACGGATACACGCCCAAGGTTGATTACGACAAGCTCGGCTACGACGTGACGGCCATCATCCAACTCAAGGTTGAGGGGTCGTCACTCCCGGCAGTCACCGAGGACCTCAAGGAGCACAAGCAGATGATCTCGGTGTACGAGGTCACCGGCGACTACGACATCATTGCGGTCGGGAAGTTCACCGATACCGACGGCATGAACGCCCAGATAAAGGAGCTGCTCACCGACCCGGACATCAGGGAGTCGAACACCTCCGTCGTGCTCAACGCCGCCAGTGAACACGAGCAGTTCGACCTCGATCTGAAAGAGTAA